The Arthrobacter sp. NicSoilC5 genome has a window encoding:
- a CDS encoding DciA family protein, translated as MSSDQGGGLQPGREPDDIDAPQAALNRMREAAAARGEVRRKVARPGSAKAKGSIRDTRGFSQFHATGRDPLGLGKVVGRLVAERGWTSPVAVGSVMAEWSTLVGPEISAHCTPESFTDTTLHVRCDSTAWATQLRLLSSSLLDKFRRELGDGVVTSIQVLGPSAPSWRKGGRSVNGRGPRDTYG; from the coding sequence ATGAGCAGTGACCAGGGCGGCGGGCTCCAGCCCGGCCGCGAGCCTGACGACATCGATGCGCCGCAGGCGGCGCTGAACCGGATGCGGGAAGCCGCGGCAGCACGCGGCGAAGTCCGGCGGAAAGTTGCACGGCCCGGTTCCGCAAAGGCTAAAGGCAGTATCCGGGACACCCGCGGCTTCAGCCAGTTCCACGCCACCGGCCGGGACCCGTTGGGCCTGGGGAAGGTGGTAGGACGGCTGGTGGCGGAGCGGGGCTGGACCTCACCTGTGGCTGTCGGCTCGGTCATGGCGGAGTGGTCCACGCTGGTGGGGCCGGAAATCTCTGCCCACTGCACCCCGGAAAGCTTCACCGACACCACCCTGCACGTGCGGTGCGATTCCACTGCCTGGGCCACCCAACTCCGTCTCCTGAGCAGCAGCCTGCTCGACAAATTCCGCCGTGAACTGGGAGACGGGGTGGTCACCAGCATCCAGGTGCTGGGACCCTCCGCACCAAGCTGGCGCAAGGGCGGACGCAGTGTCAACGGCCGTGGTCCGCGGGACACGTACGGATAG